From Desulfomonilaceae bacterium, a single genomic window includes:
- the hpt gene encoding hypoxanthine phosphoribosyltransferase, whose product MNTRTRKELFSHKKIDERVKELGKQISQDYGDKPILLVGILKGAFVFMADLARNINLPCHVDFVRISSYGDQTVTSGNLKIIMDVSLPIEGKDVILVDDIVDTGLTLHQYGEYLKSRNPNSLKTAALIDKKARREKFVELDYCGFQVEDGFIVGYGLDCGEEFRNLNGLYILED is encoded by the coding sequence ATGAACACCAGGACCAGGAAAGAATTATTTAGTCACAAGAAAATTGATGAGCGGGTAAAGGAACTGGGTAAACAAATATCCCAAGATTATGGGGACAAACCGATCCTGCTGGTGGGAATACTTAAAGGGGCGTTTGTTTTTATGGCGGACCTTGCGAGAAACATAAATCTACCGTGTCACGTGGATTTCGTCAGGATCTCGTCATATGGAGATCAAACAGTGACCAGTGGAAACCTGAAAATAATAATGGATGTCAGTCTGCCCATAGAAGGCAAAGATGTGATCCTTGTAGACGATATAGTTGATACCGGCTTGACTCTCCATCAATACGGCGAATATCTGAAGAGCCGAAACCCGAATTCTCTGAAAACAGCCGCACTGATAGACAAGAAAGCTAGAAGAGAGAAATTTGTAGAACTGGATTACTGTGGTTTTCAGGTGGAAGACGGTTTTATTGTTGGTTACGGACTTGACTGTGGTGAAGAATTTCGAAACCTGAATGGTCTTTATATACTGGAAGATTGA
- the gltA gene encoding NADPH-dependent glutamate synthase, whose amino-acid sequence MSDLEPKPTKKPKIPRQKMPEQDPIQRAHNFYEVALGYENDLALLEASRCLQCKKPSCMKGCPVEVDIPDFIQLVKSGDLMGAAWKIKEKNSLPRIAGRVCPQESQCESKCVVGAKGKGEPCAIGRLERYVADYAATHDDGKRPELPKPTGLKVGVVGSGPAGLTLAGALIKKGVGVTVFEALHELGGVLVYGIPEFRLPKAIVRSEVDELRKLGVEFKTNWVIGRIETVDDLLEKRKYDGVFIGSGAGAPLFLKIPGENLNGVYSANEFLTRANLMKAYMFPQADTPVAKGRRVVVFGGGNVAMDSARTALRLGAEEVTIVYRRTMDELPARTEEVHHAIEEGVKFQLLNSPTEIVGNDSGWAIAVNLQKMQLGEPDASGRRRPVAIPGDTAQIECDTIIVAIGNGANPLVPTSTKNLETNKWGNIVADLETGTTSRDRVWAGGDIVTGAATVILAMGAGRKAALAMLNTFGIS is encoded by the coding sequence ATGAGCGATCTAGAACCTAAACCCACAAAAAAGCCTAAGATTCCTCGCCAGAAAATGCCTGAGCAGGATCCGATCCAGCGAGCCCATAATTTTTATGAAGTAGCTCTAGGATATGAAAACGATCTGGCTTTGTTGGAAGCAAGCCGCTGCCTTCAGTGCAAGAAACCGTCGTGCATGAAAGGCTGTCCTGTTGAAGTTGACATCCCTGATTTTATCCAACTGGTTAAGAGTGGTGACCTTATGGGCGCCGCATGGAAAATTAAGGAAAAAAACAGTTTGCCAAGGATAGCAGGAAGGGTTTGTCCTCAGGAAAGTCAGTGCGAATCAAAGTGTGTTGTGGGAGCCAAAGGCAAGGGTGAACCTTGCGCCATTGGAAGGCTCGAAAGGTACGTGGCCGATTACGCCGCTACTCATGACGACGGGAAGAGACCGGAACTTCCTAAACCAACCGGCTTGAAAGTCGGCGTAGTCGGTTCCGGTCCGGCCGGCCTGACTCTTGCTGGCGCTTTGATCAAAAAGGGAGTGGGGGTAACGGTTTTTGAGGCCTTACACGAACTTGGTGGCGTTCTCGTTTACGGCATCCCTGAATTTCGACTTCCTAAGGCAATCGTCCGTTCTGAGGTCGATGAGCTTAGAAAGTTGGGAGTTGAATTTAAAACCAACTGGGTCATCGGTCGGATAGAAACAGTTGATGATCTTCTTGAAAAGCGTAAGTACGATGGCGTATTTATTGGATCCGGAGCAGGCGCCCCGTTGTTTCTGAAAATACCAGGGGAAAACCTGAACGGTGTTTACTCGGCCAATGAGTTTTTGACCCGCGCTAATCTTATGAAAGCGTACATGTTCCCGCAAGCCGATACACCCGTGGCGAAAGGCCGCAGGGTTGTGGTTTTTGGCGGGGGTAATGTGGCGATGGATTCGGCTCGTACCGCCCTACGCCTCGGCGCCGAGGAAGTAACGATAGTTTATCGGCGCACAATGGACGAATTACCAGCTAGAACGGAAGAGGTGCATCACGCGATAGAAGAGGGAGTGAAATTCCAGCTTTTGAACTCCCCAACGGAAATCGTTGGAAACGACTCCGGCTGGGCGATAGCGGTAAACCTGCAAAAGATGCAGCTAGGAGAACCGGACGCTTCTGGACGTAGGCGGCCGGTGGCTATTCCAGGGGATACTGCTCAGATAGAGTGTGACACTATTATTGTCGCCATAGGAAACGGAGCGAATCCATTGGTCCCAACAAGCACCAAGAACCTGGAAACAAACAAATGGGGAAATATCGTCGCTGATCTGGAAACCGGCACGACTTCCCGTGATAGAGTTTGGGCCGGTGGTGACATTGTTACAGGAGCAGCGACAGTTATTTTGGCTATGGGCGCCGGTCGCAAGGCGGCTTTAGCAATGTTGAACACTTTTGGAATCAGTTGA
- a CDS encoding gamma-glutamyl-gamma-aminobutyrate hydrolase family protein (Members of this family of hydrolases with an active site Cys residue belong to MEROPS family C26.), which produces MIATTLHGLIIDIDRKHSDVSRYNELRLGIVDSIRLPKSSWEAVSIDVGYIHFTDIKSHIGAINSYDFFILSPQGSPWSSYRGAEMESLNFLAHWTRELIVCKRAPFLGICGGHQFLGMAFGGEVGFIDNNLRDFSAEKYPPDCLAERDRVNITTVHDDPILDGFPPHPTDLFVMENHVEEIKTVPPGFVNLASSRLSKIQIMRFPGRIVYGMAFHPERGWGLDDQKEENSAWHGRMMLANFVKMVCRAKGVL; this is translated from the coding sequence GTGATAGCGACGACATTACACGGATTGATCATTGATATTGACCGCAAACACTCTGATGTCTCTCGATATAATGAACTCAGGTTGGGGATAGTTGATTCCATTCGTTTGCCAAAATCATCATGGGAAGCTGTGTCGATTGATGTCGGTTACATTCACTTTACAGACATCAAAAGCCATATAGGCGCAATAAATAGCTATGATTTTTTCATTCTCAGTCCACAAGGATCTCCGTGGAGTTCGTACAGGGGCGCGGAAATGGAAAGTCTTAACTTTCTGGCGCATTGGACACGCGAACTTATTGTCTGTAAGCGCGCCCCTTTCCTGGGGATCTGCGGCGGCCATCAATTCTTAGGAATGGCGTTCGGGGGAGAAGTAGGTTTCATAGATAACAACCTGAGGGACTTTTCGGCTGAAAAGTATCCTCCGGATTGCCTTGCGGAACGTGATCGTGTCAATATAACGACGGTTCACGATGACCCTATTTTAGATGGATTTCCACCGCATCCTACCGACTTGTTCGTAATGGAAAACCATGTTGAAGAAATAAAGACGGTTCCTCCGGGTTTTGTAAACCTTGCGTCTAGTAGACTGTCAAAGATACAGATCATGAGATTTCCAGGAAGAATTGTTTACGGAATGGCTTTTCACCCCGAACGCGGCTGGGGCCTAGATGACCAGAAAGAAGAAAACTCTGCTTGGCATGGTAGAATGATGCTGGCAAATTTTGTAAAGATGGTTTGCAGAGCGAAAGGCGTTCTATAA
- the tsaD gene encoding tRNA (adenosine(37)-N6)-threonylcarbamoyltransferase complex transferase subunit TsaD has translation MIVLGIETSCDETAAAIVADGTNILSDVVVSQIDIHKEFGGVVPELASRKHIEAISVVISQALNDASLELNDVDAIAVTRGPGLIGSLLVGIGAAKGLALALGKPICGVNHLHGHLFAAWFEHNRPVFPFIGLVVSGGHTSLFEVRTPLDIRIIGKTRDDAAGEAYDKVAKLLGLGYPGGPVIEKLAEGVCTNGLRFPRALMEPGNMDFSFSGLKTAVLRHAQNTFATSVDNAVHGSFHKIAPSNPSTDDLDMIRKIAAAFQEAVIDTLVGKLFTAAQTLKIPRLVVCGGVAANSALREGITAEGIKKGVDVVIPQARLCTDNGAMIAARGYFLFKEGLTDSLGFGAKSRW, from the coding sequence ATGATTGTATTGGGTATTGAGACATCCTGTGATGAAACCGCTGCAGCGATTGTGGCCGATGGAACTAACATTCTTTCTGACGTAGTAGTTTCTCAGATAGATATTCACAAGGAATTTGGAGGGGTGGTTCCCGAACTCGCGTCGAGAAAACATATCGAGGCTATCTCAGTTGTAATTTCACAAGCCCTGAACGATGCGTCACTGGAATTGAACGATGTCGACGCAATAGCAGTAACAAGAGGACCGGGTCTGATAGGCTCTTTACTGGTAGGAATAGGCGCGGCCAAAGGTTTAGCGCTGGCGCTCGGGAAACCGATATGCGGGGTCAATCATCTCCATGGACACCTTTTCGCCGCGTGGTTTGAACATAATCGACCTGTTTTCCCTTTTATAGGATTGGTTGTTTCCGGTGGCCACACGAGCTTGTTCGAAGTACGGACTCCGCTTGATATTCGAATAATAGGAAAGACTCGCGACGACGCTGCCGGTGAAGCCTATGACAAGGTGGCAAAACTATTAGGGTTGGGATATCCAGGTGGACCAGTCATTGAGAAGCTGGCTGAAGGGGTTTGCACAAACGGCCTTCGATTTCCTAGAGCCCTGATGGAGCCGGGAAATATGGATTTTTCGTTCTCGGGATTGAAAACCGCCGTGCTGAGGCATGCCCAAAATACTTTTGCAACTTCCGTGGATAATGCTGTCCATGGGAGTTTCCACAAGATTGCTCCTTCGAACCCGTCAACCGACGATCTTGACATGATTCGCAAGATAGCCGCAGCTTTTCAGGAAGCGGTGATAGACACACTGGTCGGAAAGCTCTTTACGGCTGCGCAGACACTTAAAATCCCTCGGCTTGTTGTTTGCGGTGGCGTAGCCGCTAATTCGGCGTTAAGAGAAGGGATCACGGCGGAGGGTATTAAAAAGGGGGTTGACGTTGTGATACCTCAGGCGCGTTTGTGCACAGACAATGGGGCAATGATAGCGGCGCGAGGTTATTTCTTATTCAAAGAGGGTTTGACGGATTCGCTTGGGTTTGGAGCTAAGAGTCGTTGGTAA
- a CDS encoding methyltransferase domain-containing protein, whose amino-acid sequence MDEKKIHKIKDAVKRNFEQSPDKYFIFENKYGFFSILNANLLDRMQIQSNARILDIGCGTGASARQILQAIPDAIIWGLDNSPSMLEVARNNNPDSKRLKYIEGDAGNLTACVSEKVDAIIYSASIFLIPDYQASLSQAKDLLEPRGALGLTFMVGVFDNNENALVRADQSAQTNLSQKKPVELDNLIAALKNLFSAVRVDIVDFLYDVEMLKEFFSIQAMSAGLYPTLCYEDRLKMLETLFSHLSCDKLAFRWNLITASK is encoded by the coding sequence ATGGACGAGAAAAAGATTCATAAGATTAAAGACGCCGTAAAGAGAAATTTTGAACAGAGTCCGGACAAATATTTTATTTTTGAAAATAAATATGGATTCTTTTCAATACTCAACGCCAATCTCCTTGATAGGATGCAAATACAGTCGAATGCCCGGATCCTGGATATAGGATGTGGAACAGGAGCCAGCGCAAGGCAGATACTTCAGGCGATTCCAGACGCAATCATCTGGGGATTGGACAATTCGCCTTCTATGCTGGAGGTCGCGAGAAATAACAATCCCGATTCGAAAAGGCTCAAGTACATAGAAGGGGACGCTGGTAACCTCACTGCATGTGTCAGCGAGAAAGTGGACGCGATTATTTATAGCGCATCTATATTTCTGATTCCTGATTACCAGGCCAGTTTGTCCCAAGCCAAGGACCTTCTCGAGCCAAGAGGGGCATTAGGGTTAACCTTTATGGTAGGAGTTTTCGATAATAACGAAAACGCCCTTGTTCGCGCAGACCAGTCTGCCCAGACCAACCTCAGTCAAAAAAAACCAGTCGAACTTGACAACCTGATCGCTGCCTTGAAAAATCTTTTCAGCGCAGTTAGGGTTGATATTGTAGATTTTTTATATGATGTTGAAATGTTGAAGGAATTCTTTTCGATTCAGGCTATGTCGGCTGGCTTGTACCCTACTCTTTGTTACGAAGACCGATTGAAAATGCTGGAGACTTTGTTTTCCCACTTATCCTGCGACAAGTTGGCGTTTCGCTGGAACCTCATTACTGCCAGTAAATAA
- a CDS encoding AMP-binding protein — protein MTVSKWIHMGTLLSRQAEQYPDKLGCQDKHKDLSFKQWNERSCRLANALTSMGCGHGDRFAIIAYNRVEWMEIYAGSAKGGQICVPIMFRLAGPEIEYITNDAGCRVFIVEKPFVDAINSIRDKISAPKSNFVYLGAPGDNVPDGYVGYEEWLASAKSSEPNVLVDSNDPWTFMYTSGTTGKPKGVVRTHESYLAMYYLDVANMGIRPTDKALMVMPMCHVNSIYYSFPYTLISAPVCVYNESSFSPDDFLTTVEKFRITFTSLVPTHYIMILSLPDELKKQYDVSSMRQLLISSAPARKETKVAILEFFKNAELWEAYGSTEAGLVTLCRPEDQLRKLGTIGREIFGIDRIKVLDEEGNEVPDGQVGELYARTPMLFKEYWNLPEKTKEVFSGEWFTAGDMCFRDPEGFYVLVDRKANMIITGGENVFPSEVENALASHTTVKDVAVIGVPHEKWGESVHAFIILKSGVDPSDGLKDEIRRLAKTKIAGYKVPKSIDFISDEDMPRTGTGKILHRVLREQYGSWSDNK, from the coding sequence ATGACCGTTAGCAAGTGGATTCACATGGGGACTCTCTTGAGCCGGCAAGCGGAGCAGTATCCCGACAAGCTAGGTTGCCAGGACAAACACAAGGACCTTTCATTCAAACAGTGGAACGAAAGAAGCTGCCGGCTGGCGAACGCCCTGACTTCGATGGGATGTGGCCATGGAGACAGATTCGCGATAATAGCTTACAACCGGGTGGAATGGATGGAAATTTACGCTGGGTCCGCAAAAGGTGGACAAATCTGCGTACCTATAATGTTCAGATTGGCGGGACCTGAAATAGAATACATAACTAACGACGCCGGATGTAGGGTGTTTATTGTAGAGAAGCCTTTCGTCGACGCTATCAATTCCATCCGAGATAAGATATCCGCGCCGAAATCAAACTTTGTTTATCTTGGGGCCCCAGGTGACAATGTCCCCGATGGTTACGTCGGTTATGAAGAATGGCTGGCGTCAGCCAAAAGTTCCGAACCCAATGTCCTTGTAGATTCGAATGATCCTTGGACCTTTATGTACACTTCAGGCACCACCGGAAAACCTAAAGGCGTTGTGAGAACCCACGAAAGCTACCTTGCCATGTATTACCTGGACGTTGCCAACATGGGGATAAGACCTACGGACAAGGCTCTCATGGTCATGCCGATGTGCCATGTAAATTCTATTTATTATTCTTTTCCATACACTCTGATTTCCGCGCCGGTGTGCGTATATAATGAATCAAGTTTCAGCCCTGACGATTTCCTTACAACTGTCGAAAAATTCAGGATCACTTTTACTTCCCTGGTTCCGACACATTACATAATGATACTTTCTCTGCCGGATGAGTTGAAGAAACAATACGACGTCTCGAGCATGAGACAACTTCTGATCTCCTCAGCCCCAGCGCGAAAAGAGACTAAAGTCGCTATCCTTGAGTTCTTCAAAAACGCAGAATTGTGGGAGGCCTACGGTTCCACAGAAGCGGGACTTGTTACACTCTGTCGGCCGGAAGACCAACTTAGAAAACTTGGGACAATAGGACGCGAAATTTTTGGCATAGACCGAATCAAGGTCCTCGACGAAGAGGGAAATGAAGTTCCCGATGGACAGGTTGGAGAACTTTATGCGCGGACTCCGATGTTGTTCAAGGAATATTGGAATCTTCCCGAAAAAACCAAAGAGGTTTTCAGTGGAGAATGGTTCACAGCGGGCGATATGTGTTTCAGAGATCCTGAAGGATTTTATGTTCTGGTTGATCGCAAGGCCAATATGATCATAACCGGCGGAGAGAATGTGTTCCCATCGGAAGTTGAAAATGCCCTTGCATCTCACACTACGGTAAAAGATGTTGCAGTGATAGGCGTGCCCCATGAGAAATGGGGAGAATCCGTCCACGCTTTTATTATATTAAAATCTGGAGTAGACCCCTCTGATGGGCTAAAAGACGAGATCAGACGATTGGCCAAGACAAAAATAGCAGGATATAAGGTTCCGAAATCCATAGACTTTATCTCGGATGAAGACATGCCTCGAACAGGAACTGGAAAAATCCTTCATAGAGTGTTGAGAGAACAATATGGCTCCTGGAGTGACAATAAGTAA
- a CDS encoding cupin domain-containing protein yields MEKRSWDLIGKEKLSDKINRQMIWGKKLMAVRIEIAPNSSIPVHEHESEQFTTVQKGQITLHFPERGEITLLPNEMLLIPSMVPHSVSSGPEGCEAVDFFSPIRQDFIDGSAGYISGQSQTTNERKLDLELAKDTTRNDPYSELHGFLAGVGVRVPIEKLREYPLETLARYAYEKQCVTMGQLRNILKIDKKQAKDMLRTWKHGDDHSESSYKRSLERVVIIPAVFQKACPPPSSEHQAPKEKDGREKDS; encoded by the coding sequence ATGGAAAAGCGATCATGGGATCTCATAGGTAAAGAGAAATTGTCTGACAAGATTAACCGTCAAATGATTTGGGGCAAGAAACTGATGGCGGTTAGAATCGAGATCGCTCCTAATTCCTCCATACCAGTGCATGAGCACGAGTCTGAACAATTCACAACGGTTCAAAAAGGACAAATTACCCTGCATTTTCCTGAACGTGGGGAAATAACGCTGCTTCCCAATGAAATGTTGCTGATACCTTCAATGGTTCCTCACTCAGTCTCTTCAGGTCCGGAAGGTTGTGAGGCCGTGGATTTTTTCTCACCAATAAGGCAGGATTTTATAGATGGCTCAGCCGGTTACATTAGTGGCCAATCTCAAACCACCAATGAACGGAAACTGGATCTGGAACTTGCGAAAGATACCACGAGGAATGACCCATACTCCGAATTGCACGGTTTTCTTGCCGGTGTAGGGGTGAGGGTACCTATTGAAAAATTGCGGGAATATCCTTTGGAGACCCTGGCGCGATATGCATATGAAAAACAATGTGTGACCATGGGGCAACTCCGGAACATTCTGAAAATTGATAAAAAACAGGCTAAAGACATGTTACGGACATGGAAACATGGTGATGATCACAGCGAGTCGAGTTATAAAAGGAGCCTCGAGCGAGTTGTAATTATACCCGCTGTCTTTCAAAAGGCTTGTCCGCCCCCAAGTTCCGAACATCAGGCTCCCAAGGAAAAAGATGGACGAGAAAAAGATTCATAA
- a CDS encoding methylmalonyl-CoA mutase family protein, which yields MKRLLHELERVARSKKKIMPALVECCQAYATVGEMADVFRDVFGEFQ from the coding sequence GTGAAGCGCTTGCTTCACGAATTGGAAAGAGTCGCGAGATCGAAGAAAAAGATAATGCCGGCTTTGGTAGAATGTTGCCAAGCTTATGCGACAGTGGGGGAAATGGCGGACGTTTTTCGAGACGTATTCGGAGAATTTCAATAG
- a CDS encoding AMP-binding protein, protein MASEDRNRGFLTEKEAFSAGDRKAYQEKFLKEVVEHAYASGTPLRRSMDSLGQIPADINSVGDLQKLPITKKKDLSEAQKSNPPFGGFLTVPVTNLARIHQSPGPIYDPVGAERDYWRWRTALYSVGFRAGDIVVNTFAYHLTPAGHMFEEGIVELGGVIVPTGVGNTETQVQIVKALGVTGYIGTPSFLMAILKKAEEVGLKPKEDLKLEVAFLAAEMLPESMRKRFLEEYGIIGRQAYGTADVGCLSYECPATNGMHIHYDVIVEIVDPDSGKALPEGEPGEVVVTCNNRIYPLVRFGTGDVSAITTEECSCGRKSPRLTRIMGRVDQVTKVKGMFVHPSQVQKVVETHPEIAKARLVVERPGDQDIMKLEVELKGAVAEGFLSKVEATIRDSLKLKGSVCILESGTLTDEQKIIEDRRKWD, encoded by the coding sequence ATGGCGTCTGAGGACCGAAACAGAGGCTTTCTAACCGAAAAGGAGGCTTTTTCGGCGGGAGACAGGAAAGCTTATCAAGAGAAATTCCTCAAAGAAGTGGTTGAACACGCATATGCCTCAGGAACACCGCTGAGGAGAAGTATGGACAGCCTCGGACAGATTCCTGCGGACATAAATTCGGTTGGGGATCTTCAAAAGTTACCAATAACCAAGAAGAAGGATCTTTCTGAAGCGCAGAAATCAAATCCACCATTTGGCGGCTTCTTGACTGTTCCGGTGACGAATCTTGCCAGGATTCATCAATCTCCTGGTCCTATCTACGATCCGGTAGGAGCAGAGCGTGACTATTGGCGATGGAGAACAGCCCTGTATTCAGTGGGATTTCGGGCTGGCGATATTGTAGTCAACACATTCGCATACCACCTCACACCTGCGGGGCATATGTTCGAAGAGGGCATAGTGGAGTTGGGAGGCGTCATCGTTCCAACCGGTGTTGGAAATACGGAAACGCAGGTTCAGATTGTAAAGGCGCTGGGTGTAACTGGATATATCGGGACTCCAAGTTTTCTGATGGCTATCCTTAAAAAGGCTGAAGAAGTTGGATTGAAGCCAAAGGAGGACTTAAAGCTCGAGGTAGCTTTCCTTGCGGCCGAGATGTTGCCTGAGTCAATGCGTAAGCGATTTTTGGAAGAATATGGAATTATAGGGCGTCAGGCATATGGGACGGCCGACGTTGGGTGTCTTTCATATGAATGCCCTGCGACCAACGGAATGCATATTCACTACGACGTGATAGTCGAAATTGTAGATCCGGATTCCGGGAAGGCTCTGCCGGAAGGAGAACCGGGTGAGGTCGTAGTTACTTGTAACAACAGGATTTATCCCCTGGTGAGGTTTGGGACAGGGGATGTCTCAGCCATTACAACAGAAGAATGCTCTTGCGGCAGAAAATCCCCACGCTTAACTCGAATCATGGGTCGCGTTGATCAGGTTACCAAAGTCAAGGGCATGTTTGTTCATCCCTCACAGGTGCAGAAGGTTGTCGAAACCCATCCGGAAATCGCCAAAGCGCGTCTTGTCGTAGAAAGACCTGGTGATCAAGACATAATGAAGCTTGAGGTGGAACTCAAAGGAGCCGTAGCGGAGGGTTTTCTGTCAAAAGTGGAAGCAACGATTCGCGATTCATTAAAACTCAAAGGTTCCGTTTGCATTCTTGAAAGTGGAACATTGACCGATGAACAAAAGATTATAGAAGATAGACGGAAATGGGATTAA
- a CDS encoding potassium channel protein gives MNPNILLRSIIGLVSVIVFGTIGYIWIEHWSVIDGLYMTVITISSIGYGEVHKLSDTGRVFTMGLIFVGFGVVGYVLVAASRLIIEGEVQKILTRRRFMKAIEKIKDHFVICGFGRMGAFVCQQFHARGIPFVVVENDQETQLRIMEAGYFLSPGDATQESVLQGANIKTARGLVSVLNSDAANVYVVLTARELNSNLEIIARAGEESAQKKLMRAGANRVISPYQVGGMRMVMAILKPEVMNFLEVAMDYRDLNIEIEEIKVLEGSEYVGKGLIDTDIRKDLNLIVIAVKKPNGKMVFNPGPRTEIEEGDTLIAMGEKKSLEILMKKSRLPSS, from the coding sequence TTGAATCCGAATATTCTCTTGCGTTCAATCATAGGATTGGTCTCGGTCATAGTTTTCGGGACTATAGGCTATATTTGGATTGAGCATTGGTCCGTCATAGATGGGTTGTATATGACGGTAATCACCATATCTTCTATCGGATACGGGGAAGTCCACAAGCTTAGCGACACAGGACGTGTTTTCACTATGGGGCTGATCTTTGTCGGCTTTGGGGTGGTCGGTTATGTCTTGGTCGCCGCGAGCAGGTTGATAATTGAAGGCGAAGTACAAAAAATACTAACTAGGCGACGTTTCATGAAAGCAATAGAAAAAATTAAGGACCATTTTGTGATATGTGGTTTTGGCCGCATGGGAGCGTTCGTGTGTCAACAGTTCCATGCGAGAGGAATCCCATTTGTGGTCGTAGAAAATGATCAGGAGACACAATTGAGGATCATGGAAGCAGGTTATTTCCTGTCTCCCGGAGACGCCACTCAAGAGAGTGTGCTCCAGGGAGCAAACATAAAAACAGCCCGGGGGCTAGTCTCGGTACTGAATTCCGATGCTGCGAACGTTTACGTTGTGCTCACTGCGAGAGAATTAAATTCGAATTTGGAAATTATTGCTCGCGCCGGCGAAGAAAGCGCGCAAAAAAAGCTGATGAGAGCCGGAGCAAATCGCGTAATCAGCCCGTATCAGGTTGGGGGCATGAGAATGGTCATGGCTATACTAAAACCCGAAGTAATGAACTTTCTCGAAGTAGCGATGGATTATCGCGACCTCAACATAGAAATAGAGGAAATTAAGGTCTTAGAGGGCTCGGAGTACGTCGGAAAGGGGTTAATTGACACGGATATAAGGAAAGACTTAAATCTGATTGTTATCGCAGTGAAGAAGCCTAACGGCAAAATGGTCTTTAATCCTGGTCCGCGAACGGAAATTGAAGAGGGCGACACATTGATTGCAATGGGAGAGAAAAAGAGTCTGGAGATCCTTATGAAAAAATCCCGCTTACCAAGCTCATGA
- a CDS encoding glutaredoxin domain-containing protein, with translation MTNASRFKAILILVACLAFIAGTVGSAPAQKSSKAGPDIDKTVVVTVFTSSECPFCENVKELVDDLKTTLPIKIEMFDINEPADYDLFSKIEATHKGERFAVPLIIVGDTVLMGQSQIFSKLEDTIRKAEINGTSKNGTKLNHKKIAADEAPSGHGAQSNTHQLESNKMKIINDDAKAEPSPSIR, from the coding sequence ATGACCAATGCCTCACGTTTTAAAGCCATTCTAATATTAGTAGCCTGCCTGGCCTTCATAGCGGGCACGGTAGGTTCGGCGCCAGCCCAGAAATCATCAAAGGCGGGACCAGATATTGACAAGACGGTTGTTGTCACTGTGTTCACATCGTCAGAATGTCCATTTTGCGAAAACGTCAAAGAACTTGTGGATGACCTCAAGACAACACTTCCAATAAAAATTGAAATGTTCGACATAAACGAACCTGCAGATTATGATCTGTTTTCCAAAATCGAGGCGACCCACAAAGGGGAAAGATTCGCAGTACCCCTGATTATAGTCGGTGACACGGTGTTAATGGGTCAATCCCAAATTTTCAGCAAACTTGAGGACACCATAAGAAAAGCTGAGATTAATGGAACTTCCAAGAACGGCACAAAGCTCAACCATAAAAAGATTGCCGCTGATGAGGCGCCGTCAGGTCACGGCGCTCAATCTAATACGCATCAATTAGAATCTAACAAAATGAAGATAATAAATGATGACGCAAAAGCTGAACCTTCCCCGTCAATTAGATAA